The Chiroxiphia lanceolata isolate bChiLan1 chromosome 24, bChiLan1.pri, whole genome shotgun sequence genome has a segment encoding these proteins:
- the LYPLA2 gene encoding acyl-protein thioesterase 2, with the protein MCGNNMSVPLLADAVTVSGAERETAAVIFLHGLGDTGHSWADALSSIRLPYVKYICPHAPRIPVTLNMKMVMPSWFDLMGLTPDAPEDEAGIKKAAENIKAIIEHEMKNGIPANRIILGGFSQGGALSLYTALTCQHQLAGIVALSCWLPLHKAFPQAANNGVNKDIAILQCHGEMDPMIPVRFGALTAEKLKSVVTPTKVQFKTYPGVMHSSCPQEMMAVKEFIEKLLPRI; encoded by the exons ATGTGTGGTAACAACATGTCTGTCCCCCTCCTCGCCGACGCCGTGACCGTCTCAGGGGCAGAGCGGGAGACCGCCGCG GTCATTTTCCTACATGGCCTTGGAGACACGGG GCACAGCTGGGCCGACGCTCTCTCCTCCATCCGCCTCCCCTACGTGAAATACATTTGCCCTCACGC GCCCCGGATCCCAGTGACCCTCAACATGAAGATGGTCATGCCCTCCTG gtTTGACCTCATGGGATTGACTCCGGATGCACCTGAGGATGAAGCTGGGATcaagaaagctgcagaaaaca TTAAAGCAATTATTGAGCATGAGATGAAGAACGGGATCCCCGCCAACCGCATCATCCTGGGGGGCTTCTCACAG ggcGGTGCCTTGTCGCTGTACACGGCTCTCAcctgccagcaccagctggCTGGAATTGTGGCACTCAGCTGCTGGCTCCCGCTCCACAAGGCCTTCCCACAG GCGGCGAACAACGGCGTGAACAAGGACATTGCCATCCTGCAGTGCCACGGGGAGATGGATCCCATGATCCCCGTCCGCTTCGGGGCCCTCACTGCCGAGAAGCTGAAATCTGTCGTCACCCCCACCAAGGTCCAGTTCAAAACCTACCCCGGCGTGATGCACAGTTCCTGTCCTCAG GAGATGATGGCGGTGAAGGAGTTCATCGAGAAGCTGCTGCCGCGGATCTGA
- the PITHD1 gene encoding PITH domain-containing protein 1 produces MAHGHGPGRCRCCCGEEAAERGAAWALYLRIDRQRLQCLNERREGSGALVFRAWEERGDRAKFVESDDDEELLFNIPFTGSVKLKGVLVMGEDDGTHPAEMRLFRNIPHMSFDDTAREAEQTFSLNRDPLGELEYPTKIARFSNVYHLSMHFPKNFGAETTKIFYIGLKGEWTEAHRHEVTICNYEASANPADHRLEQITPQTHFIS; encoded by the exons ATGGCGCACGGACACGGGCCCGGGCGGTGCCGCTGCTGCTgcggggaggaggcggcggAGCGGGGGGCGGCCTGGGCGCTCTACCTGCGCATCGACCGCCAGCGCCTGCAGTGCCTCAACGAGCGCCGGGAGGGGTCCGGGGCTCTCGTGTTCCGCGCCTGGGAGGAGCGCGGCGACCGCGCGAAG ttCGTGGAAAGCGATGACGACGAGGAGCTGCTGTTTAACATCCC GTTCACAGGCAGTGTGAAGTTAAAAGGAGTCCTTGTGATGGGCGAGGACGATGGGACGCACCCGGCGGAGATGAGGCT GTTCAGGAACATTCCTCACATGTCCTTTGATGACACagccagggaagcagagcagacCTTCAGCCTGAACCGGGACCCCCTGGGCGAGCTGGAGTATCCCACCAA AATTGCCCGTTTCTCCAACGTTTACCACCTCTCCATGCACTTCCCAAAGAACTTCGGGGCGGAGACAACGAAGATCTTTTACATCGGCCTGAAGGGGGAGTGGACAGAA GCTCATCGCCACGAGGTCACCATCTGCAACTACGAGGCCTCCGCGAACCCCGCCGACCACAGGCTGGAGCAGATCACGCCTCAGACACACTTCATCTCCTGA
- the GALE gene encoding UDP-glucose 4-epimerase translates to MAEKILVTGGAGYIGSHCVLELLEAGYVPVVIDNFHNAIRGSDALPESLRRVEQIVHRPVLFQELDITDGAALQELFRKHQFSAVLHLAGLKAVGESVQKPLEYYRVNLTGTIRLLETMQAHGVRNIVFSSSATVYGDPKYLPLDENHPVGGCTNPYGKSKFFIEEMIRDLCKAERDWNAVLLRYFNPIGAHESGMIGEDPQGIPNNLMPYVAQVAVGRREFLSVFGNDYKTDDGTGVRDYIHVVDLAKGHIAALKKLKENCGCKIYNLGTGTGYSVLQMVQAMEKASGREIKYKVTARREGDVASCYADPALAERELGWKAAFGLDKMCEDLWRWQLQNPTGFSKN, encoded by the exons ATGGCCGAGAAGATCCTGGTGACGGGCGGCGCTGGGTACATCGGCAGCCACTGcgtgctggagctgctggaggctggatACGTCCCCGTGGTCATTGACAACTTCCACAACGCCATCCGTG gGTCGGACGCGCTCCCCGAGAGCCTCCGGCGGGTGGAGCAGATCGTGCACCGGCCCGTCCTCTTCCAGGAGCTGGATATCACCGATGGGGCCGCGCTCCAGGAGCTCTTCAGGAAg CACCAGTTCTCGGCCGTGCTGCACTTAGCGGGGCTGAAGGCGGTGGGGGAGTCGGTGCAGAAGCCTCTGGAATATTACAGAGTGAACCTCACCGGGACCATCCGGCTGCTGGAG ACCATGCAGGCCCACGGCGTGAGGAACATCGtgttcagcagctctgccaccgTCTACGGGGACCCCAAGTACCTCCCCCTGGACGAGAACCACCCGGTGGGAGGCTGCACCAACCCCTACGGCAAATCCAAGTTCTTCATCGAGGAGATGATCCGGGATCTCTGCAAAGCAGAGCGG GACTGGAACGCTGTTCTCCTGCGCTACTTCAACCCCATCGGTGCCCACGAGTCGGGGATGATCGGGGAAGATCCTCAGGGGATCCCAAACAACCTCATGCCCTACGTGGCACAG GTGGCAGTGGGACGCCGGGAATTCCTGAGTGTGTTTGGGAACGACTACAAGACAGATGATGGAACGG gAGTCAGGGATTACATCCACGTCGTGGATTTGGCCAAAGGCCACATCGCTGCTCTGAAGAAGCTCAAGGAGAACTGTGGCTGCAAG ATCTACAATCTGGGCACAGGCACTGGCTACTCCGTCCTGCAGATGGTTCAGGCCATGGAGAAAGCCTCGGGGAGGGAG ATCAAGTACAAGGTCACGGCCCGGCGGGAGGGGGACGTGGCCTCCTGCTACGCGGACCCAGCGCTGGCCGAGcgggagctgggctggaaagctgcctttGGCCTGGACAAGATGT GTGAGGACCTGTGGCGGTGGCAGCTGCAGAATCCCACGGGCTTCAGCAAGAACTGA